The Apium graveolens cultivar Ventura chromosome 3, ASM990537v1, whole genome shotgun sequence sequence TAATTAAATTAACAATTCAAGATATGAAATCAAAAAGCACTTACCTTCTGCATGCAATAATCTCATCATCTTGATCAAACTAAAAATAGTAAAAACCAATGACAAAAGAAACTATTTATGTACTTTAAATGCAAAGCTCACACAACTTAAAATCCAACTTGTGTGCCTTGATAGCCAACATCAAATACCATAATCAGATATCAGAATAGGCATGAGATGAAACTAGGCTTAGGGTTGATGAACAAGGTTGTAATGTGTAAACACAACCTAACACCTCGTTCTTCATCCCGAATCAGCCCTTGAATCAGTAGATAGAAGGACCGCCAGAAACACAGACTCCGATACCCTAGTCTCTGTTTTCTTACTCCAGTGCAGGGACGGATTCAAGGGGGCATGAGAGGGCCATGTCCCCCATTGTAGTGTTCTTGAAAATCTACAGTTTCTCATGAATGCTCAGTCTTGAAAAATTTTGTCTGAATTTCGCCCCTCCAAATTTATTTTCTGGTTCCGTCCCTGCTCCAGGGGCAGCTGATATGTAAGGATTCCACCGAAAATGCAGCcagttcatctaaaataacatgtCATAACACTGGCAAGACAAAAACAGCAATGTGAATACAAAACATCTAAAACAAGATTTTAAAAAAGAGTCTCGTAAAGGAATCCGTTACTCTAAAATCTCAAGATATTAGAGAATTGCCGTTTTCcggatcttatattattctaacatgGGCGCCCATTTTTTGGGATAAATTTGTTTTTCGTGTTCCTTATAAATCGTGAGAAATGTTGGGGGTGGCAGGGGCTTAAGATATTAAAGAAAGGCCCTTTCCAGaatttatattattctaacaaGGGTTTTAATCTCTAACAATCATGTGTTAAATAAACTTTATCTAGAACTGCTTCACAATCCTTAGATCTTTATTTCAAGTGCTCAGCCGCTGAAAAGAAAAAGTCCTTTCCGCAAATATTTATAGCGAAGGGTAAAAAAAAAGCTTCAATCCAGACCGTTGAAATATAGATTCGACGCCCCTAGAATAACGTGTTATTTAAACGGTCACTGACACTCACCGGGACCTTTCTAACAAACCTTTTTTCTATTGTTTAAATTTATCCATGTAAACACATTAGCCTTTAACTTTGGCCAACCAAAATTTGGCAATTCACATTTGATATGTATCACCTTTTTCACAAAATGTACACCTTTTATTACAGGTTAAAGTTGCATGATTTTTGTATTGATCTTATAGTTGGTATCATTACCAGAAAGCAGTTGAGTAGTTCTTTTTAGGTAATACATTATATTCGTAATTTTGTTTTAATGTCTATTAGATATTAGAGATCACTAAACATGCTTGGAAACTAATTCATCCTGCTTTCAAGAAGTTGGCATAGAAACCATGACCTCTAAGGTATTttgttttttaaataatatagTTATTCATATTCAAATGTTACATTAGAATAccattaattattaaattaactATATTTATATGTTGTAAATCAGGTCAGTTGATTTAGATTTAGTACAGAGTATCACTTCTAGTATCTAGACACTGGCCGTTTTGTTCAATCATCCATGCTATATTCTATATTTGTAAGAAATTCAAATTTGAACACTATTTTTAATTAGCGTCTGAAGCAGTCTGAAGAAATTTATTCATCGTCAATCTATCATCGTTTTTAAAACCCGATAGATTGTAATATTATAACGTGCAAAAGGTCTGATTCAGGGAAGAATGTGTTGCTAGAATTCTCCGGGCTCATCAATACAGAAAAAGCATTTGTTGCATTTGAAACTCAAGATCCTAATATGGTTAGAAACATAATGACCTTCATAACAACTTGCAATTTGGATCATAAAGAATATGAGAATTCATTAAACAAGAGAACAATACTGCTAACATACCCCTGCAATATGATAAAGATATGTCCAGAACACCTGCTACAGTGCTTTGTAAAATTGTCATCACCAAGTGATACTGAGAAAGTGATTCTCTACATTACTTTTTGACACGTTTTTCAATGCTcattgttaaatatatgatcatATTGGGgtcttcctctaacaccttaagattttagatgagctggttactcaacatggtatcagagcttaggctggCGGGAGAACTAAGGCTGGGAATAACTAAGGTTGGATTCCCAGTcacccataaatgggctttcgagtgagtgggagtgttaaatatatgagGGCCTTAACACTCATTTAAAACATAACTCtacaatattttttaaaaaaaaaatattatgaaactatactatATAGAAGTCTTGAAATACGTGCAAATAGTGAACGCACGTATATAATCGGATGAGACGGAGGTAGTACAAGAGTACACTTAGTGCTGATCCTGATTGTCAGAATGTGTGTATATATTAGGTTTAGTACACATCCAATTAGATTCTTAAACAACACATGGACATCTTTTTAATCTTTGGAGTTCATATTTATTTATGAGAAAACAGACAATAACATTGTTTAAAATTTTAGCCAATAGACATAAATAATAGCAATTCTCGTATAGTAGATTTCAAAATGATTTCAAATTTCTGTTTTAAAATGATTTCAAAATGTCAATGTTGCATGTTGTGATTGGTCATCAAGAGTTAAGAATTTCATGCATTCACATCAGTAATCACCAATTAAAATAGCGCAATATGGGCCATCACCAATGTCTCATTATTTTGGAAATACTATTTGTACCCAATTTCGATCATTTCATTTCCAAACTTGAACACTATTTCTAACTAAAATTTAATGTCATAAGTACAGAGTCTATATTATGAGTTCCTCGAGAAGAGTAATCTACAAACTTGTTCTGAGAGGAATGTGTTGCAAGTATCCTCTGGGCTCATCAATACAGAAAAGCAGTTTCCTGCATTTGAAACTCAAGATCCTAATATGGTTAGTAACATAATTGACCCTAATAACCCGCGATCCTACTATGATTAGTAACATAGATGACCCTAATAACCCACCATTGGATCCTAATACATGTGAATTCATCGAACCAAAGAATAACACTGCTAACATATACTGCAATATGATGAAGATATTTCCGGAGCACCTGGTACAGTGCTTTGCAAATTGtcatcacaaagtgatgcaacTGAGAAGTGTGATTCAACCCAATTATAGGCGATCCTCCATGTTATGTAGATAGTGTGAAAGATGATGCTAGTGAAGATCTCAAAATAAATTCAGGGAAGGGCCCTAAGCTTACTTCTGAAGATCTTTCATCTGGTTGCAAAAACCTGAATTTCTTTGGGAAGTCTCTGGGAATGATACGGGTCATGTGATTAGTGTGGAATGCATGAGCAACCTACAATCAGGTAATTCAAGGTGGATAATTTTATATCTAATGGCTGCTGATTCTCCCATTGAAGATGAGGAACTACGAGAGCCTGATGCACAATTATGCCAACTCTCGTTTCCTGGTGGATTGGAACAGGGTTCaaacaaaatcagaatttaaaaaaaaacagtGCCGGAAGTGGGAGAAATGAGAGCAGAACGAGTATGATGAAGAACAATGAGAAGTAAGCGTGTCACAAAAAGATTGATATATTTTGTATAAATTTATTGGTGCGATGAGTGGCCATGGGTAATATGTAAATGAGGTTAGAGATGAATATCAATTATAAATGTCAAAACAGGGAGGCTAACAATGATTTTTGTTTTCTTATTGCATTCCATAAATACGAGGTGTAAAACAGCACAAGGGCATATCAGAACAGGCATGAGATGAAACTAGGCTTAGGGTTGTTGACAAGGTTGTAAACAGAAGTCCAAGTAATTACTTTACTAGTAATACAAAGATATAACAGGCAACAACAATCTAGAGATACAGGATCTGATTATCAACATGACTCAACTGGTAAATCATAAACTATTCAAAACTTCGACCTCCCTCAGTAGTTACCTTATAACACTATAAAAGATTCCTACACTAAGTGCAGAGGTGACAAAACCGTATCCTAAACTAAGCTCGAGATTACTATATCCACGCCCTTGATCACCAATTCCGTAATTACAGGGTAGAGGATAAAAAACGCAGGGTAGGAGTCACAACTCTATCCTCAAGTCACATTTCCACTCACATTCACATTCCTAAAACGGGAGTCATATTTCCATCCTCGTCGCCTCATTTCAATCCTGAGGCCTGAGCCCTCTCCCTATTCAAATTATCTACATACACAGGAGGCACGCAATTAGGATACCTGAATCTTTCCTCCCACTTCCACTTCCTCCAACCCCACCCTTACAGATTTTCATCAACACAACTACTAATTGTGCTACAATCAAGGTCAGCTTAAATTTGCATCTAATTTAGATCATATAGATTAGTTATTACAAAGTATATATAACACTGAGTTATAGTTATCATTTATACAACTTACCTATGACCCCGTACATTGTTTGGATCTAATAGGGTGGGAACATTCATTCCCTGCTGTTTTGTTCTGTCATTCTACTAAGTTTCTATCTTCTAAATTTAAAAGGAATGAACATTCCTTTCTCTCATTCATATTTGTCACAAACTTGATTTCTCAATTCTTACACTAAAATACAATATCCTCTGTTCTGGTTTCCAGCACCTGCTAAAATGAAAGATTATTTCATATCACATAGCTATCTGTACTCAACGTGTACAAGTCACTACCATTGGTAAAAAAAGATAATAGAGAAACTTGTTTATGGTGAAGCAACACTGCCAACATTTGCACTTGTTTGTTAATATGAAACAGGGTAAAAACGAAATCAGAAGTAAATCAGGGCCGGAGGGAACATGTTATTGATGAAGAAGATTGGGGACTGGGTATGCAGCAAGAAGATTAAAGAATTTCTCAAAATTTAGTAATGGAATGAGTAGCCATGGGAAATACAAGGACTGTATCTTAGCATAAGTTATTGAAGTGAGATGAGGGTCGTTTAGAGATGAAGATCAAGTTTAAATGTCAACAGTGTAGACCAACAATATCTTATTTTCTCATCGCATCCATCATCTTTTTAATGTAACACTAACATTAGGGCATATCACAACTAGATCATGAGATGACACTAGGCGGCTTAGGGGTGATGATATTAAGGACGTACACACACATCTGAGTAATTGCCTAATCAGTAAAAATAAAGACATATCAGGTAAGAACTTTCCCAGTATGAAGTATTAAAAACATAACTCAACTTCTAAAACAGAAAATAATCAAAAACTTTGATTTCTTTACTCAAGTAATTAATTTAGAATCCGATTCCTCCAGAGTGAAATCAAAGATAGAAATAGAACACATTATAAAACTAATTACATGAAAGCGTAGTACCCTAAACTAAGCTCAAGATAATATTTACAGCCTTCATACACAAACCAATGACACAATTATAGGATAGAGAACAGAAGTAAACCAGTATCTGCAGCTTGAGAAAATGGAATGAAAGCAACATTGCAGGATACAATACTTTATACCACATATATATTAAATTAACGATTCAAGATATGAAATCAATAAACACTTATCTTCTGCATAATCTCATCAGCTAGATCAAACTAAAGATAGTAAAAAAAACGATAACAAAAGAACTACATACTATTAATGCAAAGCTCAGACAACTTAAAATCCAACTTGTGTGCCTTGATAGCCAACATCAAATACCAATATCAAATGATACAGTTACAAATCTGAGAAAAGCAAATGACAGCAATATTCAAAGCTACAACTTTTACGCAGTTAGTTACAAATTCATGATTTGAACCTACAAGTCTTCTGCGACTGCAAGCAATTCAGCAATGAACATAAACCAACATAATAACCAACAAAATAAAGAAACTACCTACCTACTCCAATTCACCGCATTCCTAATCAAACTTCTGAATTCTATTTCTCCTTGTTCCTTGCTAGCCAACACTTCTCGACAAACCCCAAACCCCCATTTCATTACAAATTCTTCCTTGGCCTGCCCCTCTTCTTAGCCCCCGTCGACGAACCAGAACCAACCCCCACATTCCTATGCACAGGAGTCACATTCCCCGTCACACTCACATTCCTATGAGGCGGAGTCACATTTCCACCCACACTCACATTCCTATAAACCGGAGTCACATTCCCATCCTCCTCCCCTCCATTCCCCTCATTCAAATTCTCCACATTCACCGGAGGCACCCAATTTGGACCCCTCTCCTCCTTCCTCCCATTCCCACTCCCCCCATCCTCATTCCCCGTAAACCCCATCGGAAAAAACCCCCAACAACAATAATACGCCTCCTGCCCTTCCACCACCGGAGGCAACGTCTTGATCTCCGTCCCGTGCATTGCCCTATTACAATTCCCACATTTCAACACACAATCCTTATAAACCCTCGGATACTCATACAGATTATAACAATACGGACACGTAGTCCAAAAACTCGATAACCTCCTCGGAGTCCCAGCCCCCGAAACACCTCCACCCGAAACCCCACCCTTACTATAATTCTGCTGATGTGGCACTTTTTTCCCCAAATTAACCTTACTAAAAATCCCATACTCACTATCAAACCCTCGCTTCTTACTCACATCTGATAACACAGCCCACGCATCCGCCACGAGTCGAAACGCATCATGGGCAAAAGCGTAATTATTCTTATCAGGATGCAACAACAAGGCTAGTTTCCGATACTGTTTCTTAATTGCCTCAATACTTTCCAATTTCGAGTCGAGTCCGAGAATCGCGTACCAATTGAGCTTGTTATTGACTTTCTTTGTTTCGGCGGCGAGAAGCACGTCGGAGATGGCTATGATTTGATCGGAGCCGTCAAGTAACGGCGCCGTTTCCTGGGCTAGCGCGGCGAAGTCATGTGCGCTTGTTAGATCTTTGGTTTGTAAGAACTTGGCGGCGATTGTGAGGAGTCGCTCGCCTTCTGCTCTCGCGTCGGATTCCATTTCGTTGGTTTTCAGGTGAAaatgaagagagagagagagagagagagagagagggagggagggagagggagagagagagagagagatgggagagagactgagggagagagagagagagagagagagatactgagggagagacagagagagagagagagagagagagagagagagagagagagagatatgaACTTTATGAGATTTACTtggggagggagagagagagagagggagagagggtgTATGTTTTTAACTATGGTAATGTTGGGTTTATATAGGGAAGGGTTTTCAGATTGAACTGGGGTTTGGATGAGGGTTAGAATATGACAAGTTTAACGAGGATCTAGAACCAGGCTGGGTTGTTAGATCCAATTTGTTGGGCCTTGTAATGGGTTTTAAATGGGCCGTTTGATTTTTTGGGTTGACTTTTTGGAATTTGAAATTTGGAAAAAACTTTGTTCAAGAAATAACTGGATTTGTTGTCATTGGCCCGTTTAGGTTTCAAATAATTTACGTATTACTTTAAAGATGAAATCAACTAGTAAAATATATATTACTCGTATTCCTatcattattttatatatatatcttatataacggaaaaaatattaattataatttattgtGGAGgtgaaaatatttaatttttttactAAATCGGGCTTATATAGATTACATAGTGAGATAAATGAGTAAATTTTTAAATACTCTTGAATAATTAAATGGTTATATTGGTTCAATATTAACTAatcatttatttttatattttttatttttaatctgGGGTGTGATTGAGAGCAAGACTCAAAAGTGGGTTTTATTCAATTAATGAAAAATCAGCTCGTGAACAAGTATTTGTACTCGGTCGATATATTGGCTAAAACGATCGAGTTTTTAAACAATGACTTGGATTAGTTGGACAATGACTcgaaaaaataaaatattaaaatttgacCAAATATAAATAATGTATTAAATATAGTACATTTCATTACTTGTTAttacatatattttaaaaataaaaaaagtactaaattttttattaaattagacaataatttacaCCCTACATTTATCGATTTAGTTTTTATCATGAAACTTTTCTAAATGTACTTAATTTGTTATTTTGTTTTAAGAGCACGTTTAATTTTtcattaattttaatatgtcttGAATTCTTATTAATTTACCCAATATTTTTTCAACTTATTTCACTCATCTCacatatataaaatgtacttgGTCAACCTAAGTGTTAATAATTTATGAGTGAGCCTAACTAGTAATAAATATGTTTGCTTTATTTTCACTCTTCATTTTTTAGTCTTAACCAAACAAATAAGGATGGGTATTAATCTCGCCTCGCTTGACTCTAATACGATCCCCGCCCTATTCAGATCGGAAATTCAGGAAATTTTTAGGGCCGGGAAAGATGAAAGTTTTATAGAAACTTCGGGGTTGAGGCGATGTCGAAGATTAGTGTCTTCGTGACCCCGATTATGTGTGTGTCTATAATATGATTTATgctattattatatttttaaaataatcaatacTTTTTTCAATCATTTTTTTAacttaatataatatatatttttaatttttaatgtatcatttttttatattataaacaATTATAATACTGTTTGATGTTAAAAATTGGAATATTACTAATGTTTTTATATAATAcgaattattatattatttttaaccatacaaatttattaaaaatatattattattataattattaattatttcctgAATCCCGCATGAATTCCCGTTCGTTGGGGGACCGGAGAGGAAAAAAAAATTGTTTAGGGTTTAAAAACGTTGATAACACTTCCCAACCCCAAAATGGTCCAATGCATAACCCTACAAACAAACTTTACATGTTTTTGTTATAATAATATAGTTTAAATTTATTTAGTAGTTAGACTTATATACTAATAAGTATCTAATCTCAAAATTCACGGGATGAATGAGAATCGAGTCCTACTACAAAAAATAAACTCTCCCCACTTAAATTATCTAATCCAATTTTAACAGTATGTATGAAAAGAAAAAGATACACAATTTAGTGATgaattttatgtaatatttttatttatttaaatttacgAGATGTAAtcaaatttatataaaaaaatattatttatcatCACCTAATTGCTATGTGAATATACAATATAGTCAAAATAATCATATGTAGTATccaaaaaatatttatttaaagatACAAATTCGTTTGAGATaatatttcaatatatatatatatatatatatattggtcgTGACTCGCACCGGCTTTTATGTTACTTTAAATTTTATACTCCGTTACATTTATTGGCCTTTAAAGTTTCATAATCCCTCTGTCACattcaattttttataatttcCCTTATTTATTTGTCCTTCTTAATTTTTTACATTCCAAAAGTTATTAAAATTttagtaaaattatataatatacatattaACTAAATCCACTACATTCCTTAATTATACACACTTTATACATAAAATTATGATATAATTCCAATACTTATTTTCTTATTTCTCAACACAAATTTACACTTATTTTTAACTTTCATGTACAAACCAAATATAAATAATTGGATGAGACAGAGAGAGTATAATTTAGGGACCATTTGACACACGTTGTAATATATTAAAAACAAAATTACAAAGCCAAATTTTCAGGTTAGCATAATGCATAATTTCATATTTCCATGATTTATGAGttattaaaaatgtaaaaagaATCAATTTCACCCACTCATTTTTATGTCGTACATTAATCTCTTACCATTCATCAATATTTGATCATCTTCTTTCCAATCCGAGGACCAACCACCACATCTGGTGGCCGCCATTTCCGACCACTGTCACCGGCCACCAACATTTAATAAAAATGTTGTGACTGAGAGTATATTTTAGTTTTCATTTTTGCGGGGCTTCTCATTTAAATAAGAATGATAAACATTGAGTAACTTCATTGTTTGATTTGTTAATcaaaatttgtaattatatataataaaaaaatgaaataaagatatgtattatatatattatttaccCAACTTGAACATGTCCCCAAAATCAaaaatataaaccctaatttgtACTTTCTCTCATCAGTTTCGGCTCGTGTTAAATTTGACACCCCTAATTTTAACTCATGCTGTTGAACATAACTACGGAAATAggtaataattttatttcatcAAATACTTTTTTTTGTCGGATTCATCAATACTTTTTTTAAAATAGAAAAACAGGGACAAATTTTGGAGCATTGTAATTTTACAAATAGCATGATAATATTCGAGAATTTAATTTTGTACTTTACAAACATGGAAAATTTGTTCAATACTTCAATCATGTAAAAATGAATTTGATTTATGATCATGTGAAAATCGACCCTCTAATCACTCGACGGTAATGAATAAATTTAATATCTACTTTTTTACtccaaaaataaataaaattataaaattaaaaaacaaTAAACCACATTCTTACGAAAGGACTTAAACTACACGCGCTCCACGCGGCTACCCTGTATAAAGCCGCGGTCTCAGAAATTAACTCGACTTTCCGAAGGCCTTGTGTTTCGTGCCTAAATCATTCTTACTGTCTCTATATTTTGACCCCAAATAAAACCCTAGTTTTTTGAAATTGATGATCGCAATTTGAGTCTGATCGTATAGAGATGAAGAGTTCGCTCGATGTTTTCGATTTCGATGAGGAAGATGATGTTGCTGAACTCAATGCTGCTAagtattttaataaatttaaggACTCTGATGCTCTTGACAAGTGTGGATTTCTTCAGAATGGTgacaattctctctctctctctctctctctctctctctctctccctctctctccccctctctctccccctctctccccctctctctctctcgctctctctctctctccatctctctctctctctccccctcccccctctctctctcggcactctctctctctcatatatacatatacaaatTGTATATGTATAATACAATTCGTATTTACTGGTGTGTTTTGTTGCTCTCTCTCCTTGCccctctccctccctctctccctGTCTCTccttccctctctctctcccGTTCTTTCCAAAGACACACTTTTTTATGTACTGAATTTGTTTGTGTATATGTAGGAATTCCGGAAAGAGATTGATTTTGGGGGTTTAATAGGAATTCTGTAATTATAATATCAACCTTAGGTTCGTGGTTTAGAGAGCAACTCTTTAAATGCTTGAGATATGCAtgtattttgtaattttaaaccCTAGGTTTGTGTTTGTATGTGTGTGTGAATAGTAGCGAAAAAAGACGATTTCTGGATGCTGAatgggaattttgtaatttaaaCCCTAGAATTATGTTTGAAAGAACAGCTGTTTATTTTGTATTATGCTCTGAGATGGATAATGGAATATGTTTTCAGAAGAGTTAGGGCTTAATTGGAGAGGTCTAATCCCAAACACTTGAAAATTTGATAGTGTGATAATATGAACTTGAGAAGTTAAAAACAGATTGGAAAGGAAAACTTTTCTTTTATTATAGTGGTTAGTAGTAAGCATTTGCATATTGGCGGGTAGAGATTCCCGCAGTTAATGGTTGAAAATTGGCAGACTGAAGTTGAGGCGGGcattttttttttccttttaagATCTTTGGCCTGTTTGTAACTGACTAACGCGGTGAGAGATATAATAAAAACAAGTTAATTACCTCCTTTATTAAATTCATATTGTTTGTCATATTTGGAAACTGGCAGCTGTCTTTATCTTTATATATAGAAGTTCTCATTACTACATGTTATAATGGAAGCAAGAAAGATATAATGAattagtttatatatataatgaattcCGCTATTAATTGTTTAAGCTCCAAAAAGGTTTTGGTCATAGTAATATGTGCAGATTTTTTCCACTGCCACTACATCTACAGATactaattaattggaaaattgtTAGATATGCCTGTATTTTATCTTCCCTAACATTGATATTATTTTCTAGTTGGCCAGAAAAAAAATGTGCAGTCAAAGGAGACTAGCAATGTAGCATGTGTGGATGTTGATACCGTCAACATAGACAACGACAGTGAGTGTGCTGCCTCATTCACCTCTATTAATGGAGAGGATTGCAATGCCAACACGTCTGTTTTAAATGCTGTGCCACACATGATTTCCGTTTTTTCTGACAAGCTCCCGCAGTCTAGACCAATTAAGGTTGAGGCTGAAAGTTCCTTTTGTCAAATAGGAGGCTGTTCAGTATCTGAAATAGCTGTACCTGCAAAAACCAGATTTAAGTGTACCGGGGATGAGTCATCCAGCGTAAGCGAAGGCTTAATCTTTATTATCTCAATTCTTCAGCATTGAGCTTTGCTAAGAGCTAACAAATGGCTGTACTTGTGCAGGACGAGTCCTCTGATGCAGTTCCTGGTTCCGATGGAAGCTTGAGCGAGACATCCCCATCAACTTCTTCCTTAATTGGAGATGATAATGATTATGGCGACGATGATGGTATACGTATAAGCACACCCCTGTAAAGAATATATATAGCTGTAGTTTCTTTCTTGTTTTTACCCTGCTAGTCAGTACAAGGAATCATGACAGCAATACTAATAGTAGTTAATAGTTATTTCCGAAGAACAGCACAATTTGTAATGGTTTAACACATAAAATTGATGCATTATACTTAGCAAAAAAAATGATGCATTATGTGTTCTGGAAATAACAAATATTTGGATATAGCTGTAGTTTCTTTTTAGTTTTACCCTGTCAGTCATCACAGTAATACTAATTGTTATTATCGTTGGAGCCATCACAAATATATAATGTTTTAGCTTATAAGATTGATGCACCATGTGTTTTGGAAATAAAAAATCAGATATAACCTTATTTGCTTAGTCAATTCTGACAAATGACATATTTTACTGTGATGTTTGCATTCTCAGTTCCTCTTGATGGGATGGAAAATGAATGGGTTGGCTACATGCAAATGGTAAACAACTACTTGTTTTTGTATCACATTGTTTATTTTATTTGACACCATTATTAAGAATTAACAAAAAATTAAAGATTTATATGTTTCACATAGAAGATGTAAATAACGATTTAAGATTTTTGATGTCATTTTATTTTGTAGTTTAGGCATACAGAAAACAGGATCTAACTTGGCTCAGTGTAAGTAAAGGAAAGCAAGTCCATGATTTGATTAAACATTTGGTGCTTTTACTTGCTAAAGTTCTTGAAGCTGCTTGGTATCTAGTTTGAGTATAATTATAAGATGCTGGTTAAATTTAAATTAACAAGTTAAATGCACTTCTATATTCTGATTATATTGTGCATATCAATGGTATGAGATACAAGCTCTGTTCCCTACAAAAAAGAAATAGATGAAGAAATGGTATTttgttttaataattttatatatttagcACGGGCATCCATACGAAAGATCATTATTTGAGGCAACTAAACGCAAAACTTAGTTGACTTATCCATGTTAATTGGGAATCTCTAAGAGTAGCCAAAGTTGGTAGCTATCATGATAAGGTTCCCCAGTCAAACCTGGAGCAGGTTTGAACTGCTAAATCTCGTCTATAACTTGCATGAAAA is a genomic window containing:
- the LOC141711244 gene encoding uncharacterized protein LOC141711244 — translated: MESDARAEGERLLTIAAKFLQTKDLTSAHDFAALAQETAPLLDGSDQIIAISDVLLAAETKKVNNKLNWYAILGLDSKLESIEAIKKQYRKLALLLHPDKNNYAFAHDAFRLVADAWAVLSDVSKKRGFDSEYGIFSKVNLGKKVPHQQNYSKGGVSGGGVSGAGTPRRLSSFWTTCPYCYNLYEYPRVYKDCVLKCGNCNRAMHGTEIKTLPPVVEGQEAYYCCWGFFPMGFTGNEDGGSGNGRKEERGPNWVPPVNVENLNEGNGGEEDGNVTPVYRNVSVGGNVTPPHRNVSVTGNVTPVHRNVGVGSGSSTGAKKRGRPRKNL